One window of Branchiostoma lanceolatum isolate klBraLanc5 chromosome 6, klBraLanc5.hap2, whole genome shotgun sequence genomic DNA carries:
- the LOC136436722 gene encoding uncharacterized protein isoform X1 produces MASNEALPEVYHTATDGRSPAPSAFKKYLRDWLITKRNANKTMHYRWSENSPKEALSEDMSSTTADDSTMDSTGELVIDEDMDVTTVDDRSYRSSFQHYRIENSSEEAPTVMDTEQTHVGDMSAASNGMAFEGFFNVIDPIPAEDSIQSSSVQTTPANMADRAAAEEKSYEEYVEIGNRALKNGDLNSAEASFASALQVIYEPSKPVLHAEAHCLHRLGDVYKERGKRTKDGGVFNQSAALYSAALARTEDEESKQNLVTARNEVEPLFLTHTAGMPPGQTWHHVVIDHKKELEDMRRHIMSQLEIIHKEHNPYQYHENDPVSREVEVQRANAVKNLFKTVARDRRRLLQVLVEECTTQLGPPPCKYALIALGSQAAELATLYSELDFAILIEDGKDNYDTQWYFRKLTWYLHLKVINLGETTITSLAVTCLNDYRNEDPSKDWFLDFVTPAGFSFDGYLTKNPVVTITNSTDTRPLGYLVLTPANLAQLQDRDVLLREGHHLSDILRRVTYLTGGQDLVDEYVDKVNNMPKQRLRQARLLGRLTSPDAIHQIDTNMYITRLLNLKKDMYRFPSTVIEALGLVCGISSASTWAVIEQLEKGHHISKADANHLTVMTSISAEIQMRTHAANGGRHELLSKLQALKDQTQAQETHGTVLRSAFHIPHAKMLFRYYFTAIPLKRCVLGILEDAGTVQTEPVLKATIFDSFSLCRAEIARDLYLLGTSANESEAAMRVMSTDIQQQGLLIAELGATRRKSGDLKEAISLYDKSLAMWKCISNANVGNRDIAQRHVANILNSLGLLWSERCDDERAIEYYEQAVNIRGQHTEHIETAALLNNIAMSWWKLGDEKKATSFFEQSLVMLKSVNKTNMIHTSIAACLCNLGEVWCKRGDYTKAMMYMKESLRMKKVIHGDNTAHPDTAALLHNIGSCCCRLGDQVQGIRYFQQSNRMLRVVHQDKAHAEIARGLISLGSCWSKIDDHGKAIRYVEQSLEMHRTLLGDTSHLTLAALHRKLGSLWSLHGNYSEAIKHNTMSLTMMTVLYGENVAHPDIAALLNNLGVSWCKLGDKERAMQNYQQLPEIIRSVYGSGTTSPPRIGGEYYNLQLETDSASYHVGGEYVKAASYFEQSLRMRKTLYGAKATHPDIASSINNLGSVWGKLGNRSKATHYQDMALRMRKAIHKDKAHPETAALLNDLGASWWQAGYKKKAVSNFEQCLVMTRSIYGRNNEQHPAIAGALNNLAMCLKGLGNLKKAIEFFAQSAAMMKAVYGEHTAHVNVSAPLVNFGLAWDKFVADNRGHINSSHIKQHGLSDQRIAMSLTHLGSSCFKAGFYRKALTYYEHSILVLQEIHGPQTRNVDIARLLGHVGLCWSELGEQTKAISYVERSLNMKKVLFTDSPERPEIAGSLSRLASLWGKLGNHRQAISYYEESLKIIEIAFGDNAAHPQIAATLNGLASAWSKVGDYRNAISCEEQSLKMKKAMYGDSEAHPNIAASVGSLGLYWSKIGDQTKVIGYYEHLLEMLRIIHKDNATQPRIAVVLSSLGSSWSKLGDQRKAIAYHEEALKVRQDLHGRGGAHQDIVTSLSNLGSCWGKHGERNKAIECYERALEVLKALHGDGVQHPDIAAALHNLGVQWSEIGDHWKAIKYHEQSLHMRRAIYGEKVAHPEIATSLNSLGATWSKHGDQRKAVACYEMSLQTIRDLCGENMVHPEIAKALSNLGTACIDLGDYPKATRYYEQALKMQEALYGEKVPHPEIASLFGNLGSSMIKLGDQKKAIDYSEMLLAMIRSVEGETKTAHPGIVTALGNLGQLWTKLGDHEKAVHYYEDALKMGQRLCGESMAHKETATLLCNLGLSWNKIGDQKKAVTCFEQFLEMTKRIKGQITAHPGIAEILDQMGSMCTKLGDYGKAREYYEQALTMLQTLHGPNASRPDIAAILNNLGSALGKLGDQSKAISYMEMSLTMRQAMYGEDIADPDIARLINNIGTAWSQLGDQRRAVSYFEQSLKMMKRIHGENIAHPDIVAALDNLGLSWGQLGDQLKSISYKEESLRMMKAIYVENTATTPVATSPDSLVPYE; encoded by the exons ATGGCGTCCAACGAAGCATTGCCAGAGGTCTACCACACGGCTACAGACGGCAG ATCACCTGCACCATCAGCTTTTAAGAAGTACCTCCGGGATTGGCTAATAACTAAGAGGAACGCGAACAAAACCATGCACTATAGGTG GTCTGAAAACTCGCCCAAAGAAGCGTTATCAGAAGACATGAGCAGCACCACTGCAGACGATAG CACTATGGATTCCACTGGTGAACTTGTCATAGACGAGGATATGGACGTGACAACTGTGGACGACAGGTCTTACAG ATCCTCTTTTCAACATTATCGGATTGAAAACTCATCGGAAGAGGCGCCAACAGTGATGGACACTGAACAAACACATGTAGGCGATAT GTCTGCTGCTTCAAACGGGATGGCATTTGAAGGCTTCTTCAACGTCATCGATCCTATTCCTGCAGAAGACAG CATCCAAAGTTCATCTGTACAAACAACGCCTGCTAATATGGCGGACCGGGCTGCAGCTGAGGAAAA ATCGTACGAAGAGTATGTGGAGATTGGCAATCGTGCTCTGAAAAATGGCGACTTGAACTCGGCAGAAGCAAGCTTTGCGTCAGCGCTACAGGTCATTTACG AGCCGAGTAAGCCCGTGCTTCACGCGGAGGCACACTGTCTACACAGACTCGGTGACGTGTACAAAGAACGAGGCAAACGGACGAAGGACGGAGGAGTATTCAACCAATCAGCGGCTTTGTACAGTGCAGCCTTGGCTAGAACGGAAGACGAAGAATCTAAACAAAACTTGGTGACAGCTCGAAATGAAGTAGAGCCGCTGTTTCTCACACACACTGCAGGCATGCCTCCTGGTCAAACCTGGCATCATGTCGTCATAGATCATAAAAAAGAGTTAGAAGACATGCGTCGCCATATAATGTCCCAGTTGGAAATCATTCACAAGGAACACAATCCGTATCAGTATCACGAGAATGACCCAGTTTCCAGAGAAGTCGAAGTACAGCGAGCTAATGCGGTCAAGAATCTGTTCAAAACCGTCGCCAGAGACAGACGAAGACTTCTTCAAGTGCTCGTCGAGGAGTGTACCACACAACTCGGTCCTCCTCCTTGTAAGTACGCCCTCATTGCCTTGGGGTCACAAGCGGCAGAACTTGCCACACTGTATTCTGAACTGGACTTCGCCATTCTGATTGAGGACGGAAAGGACAACTACGATACACAGTGGTACTTTCGTAAATTGACATGGTATCTGCACCTTAAGGTTATCAATTTGGGTGAAACCACTATCACATCGCTGGCTGTCACATGTCTCAACGACTACCGAAATGAAGATCCAAGTAAGGACTGGTTTCTTGACTTTGTAACACCTGCTGGGTTTTCCTTCGATGGATATCTGACCAAGAACCCCGTTGTCACAATCACCAACAGCACAGACACCAGGCCACTTGGTTATCTCGTCCTGACACCTGCAAATTTGGCCCAACTACAAGATCGTGATGTTTTACTTCGGGAAGGACAtcacctttccgatatcctgaGAAGAGTTACATACTTGACAGGAGGACAGGATTTGGTGGATGAGTACGTTGACAAAGTAAACAATATGCCAAAGCAACGTTTACGTCAAGCTAGGTTGCTCGGGAGGCTTACGTCGCCGGATGCGATTCACCAAATCGACACTAATATGTACATAACACGTCTTCTCAACCTCAAGAAAGACATGTATCGCTTTCCCAGCACGGTCATAGAAGCTCTGGGCCTAGTTTGTGGCATATCCTCAGCAAGTACGTGGGCAGTGATAGAGCAACTGGAGAAAGGCCATCATATTAGTAAAGCTGACGCGAACCATCTGACAGTAATGACCAGCATCTCGGCGGAGATACAAATGAGAACACACGCGGCAAACGGAGGACGACACGAACTTCTCAGTAAGCTGCAAGCATTGAAAGATCAGACACAGGCACAAGAGACACACGGTACCGTGCTTCGGTCAGCATTCCATATTCCTCACGCCAAAATGCTTTTCAGGTATTACTTCACTGCCATTCCGCTAAAAAGATGTGTTTTAGGCATCTTAGAAGACGCAGGGACTGTTCAAACAGAACCTGTATTGAAGGCAACAATATTCGATTCTTTTTCCTTGTGTAGGGCTGAAATAGCCCGAGACCTGTACCTTTTAGGGACTTCTGCAAATGAGTCAGAGGCGGCAATGAGAGTAATGAGCACCGACATTCAGCAGCAGGGGTTACTGATCGCTGAGCTGGGCGCTACACGGAGAAAAAGTGGAGACTTGAAGGAAGCCATCAGCCTCTATGACAAGTCACTCGCCATGTGGAAATGTATCAGCAATGCAAACGTCGGGAACCGTGACATCGCCCAACGCCATGTTGCCAACATACTGAACAGCCTCGGTTTGTTGTGGAGTGAACGATGTGACGATGAAAGGGCTATCGAATACTATGAGCAGGCAGTGAATATTCGCGGACAGCACACAGAGCACATAGAGACTGCAGCACTATTGAACAACATAGCGATGTCTTGGTGGAAACTCGGCGATGAGAAAAAAGCCACCAGTTTCTTTGAGCAGTCGCTGGTGATGCTGAAATCTGTTAACAAGACCAACATGATACATACTAGTATTGCAGCCTGCCTCTGCAACCTTGGAGAAGTCTGGTGCAAACGTGGCGATTACACGAAAGCCATGATGTACATGAAAGAGTCGCTTAGGATGAAAAAGGTCATTCATGGCGACAACACGGCACACCCCGACACCGCCGCTCTCCTTCACAATATCGGCTCATGCTGCTGTAGACTGGGTGACCAAGTTCAAGGCATTCGTTACTTTCAGCAGTCAAACAGAATGCTTAGAGTTGTCCATCAGGATAAAGCGCATGCTGAGATTGCCCGTGGTCTCATCAGCCTAGGGTCATGCTGGAGCAAAATCGATGATCATGGCAAAGCAATCCGCTACGTCGAGCAATCATTGGAGATGCACCGAACGTTGCTTGGCGACACGTCACACCTGACTCTCGCCGCTTTACACAGGAAACTGGGATCTCTGTGGAGCCTGCACGGCAACTATTCGGAGGCGATCAAACACAACACGATGTCACTGACAATGATGACGGTTCTGTATGGAGAAAACGTCGCCCATCCTGACATCGCAGCTTTACTGAATAATCTGGGGGTATCATGGTGTAAACTAGGCGATAAGGAAAGGGCGATGCAGAACTACCAACAGTTACCGGAAATAATAAGGAGTGTCTATGGATCAGGAACAACATCCCCACCACGCATTGGTGGAGAATACTACAATCTACAGCTTGAAACTGATAGTGCATCATATCATGTCGGTGGAGAATACGTGAAAGCGGCGTCATATTTCGAGCAGTCACTGAGAATGCGGAAAACCCTCTATGGTGCAAAAGCTACACATCCCGATATTGCTTCATCTATCAACAACCTGGGATCTGTATGGGGTAAACTTGGCAACCGCTCGAAAGCAACTCACTACCAAGATATGGCTTTAAGGATGAGAAAAGCTATTCATAAGGACAAGGCGCATCCTGAGACTGCAGCATTGCTCAACGATCTAGGGGCATCATGGTGGCAGGCCGGTTACAAGAAGAAAGCAGTGAGTAACTTTGAACAGTGCCTAGTAATGACGAGATCCATCTACGGACGGAACAATGAACAGCATCCTGCCATTGCTGGAGCATTGAACAACCTTGCAATGTGCCTTAAGGGACTAGGCAATCTCAAAAAAGCAATCGAGTTCTTCGCACAGTCCGCTGCAATGATGAAAGCTGTTTATGGGGAACATACAGCACATGTCAACGTTTCTGCGCCTTTGGTTAATTTTGGATTGGCCTGGGACAAGTTTGTTGCGGACAATAGAGGCCATATCAATAGTAGCCATATCAAACAACACGGATTATCCGATCAGAGAATTGCCATGTCACTAACACACCTTGGATCGTCCTGTTTCAAAGCTGGATTTTACAGAAAAGCACTGACTTACTATGAACATTCAATACTTGTATTACAAGAAATTCACGGACCCCAAACAAGGAACGTGGATATTGCCAGGCTGCTCGGCCACGTGGGATTATGTTGGAGTGAACTGGGTGAACAAACAAAAGCTATCAGCTATGTTGAGCGATCCCTTAATATGAAAAAGGTCTTATTCACGGACAGTCCTGAACGTCCGGAGATTGCCGGCTCCCTGAGCAGACTGGCATCACTATGGGGTAAACTTGGCAACCACAGACAAGCGATTAGCTACTACGAGGAGTCGTTAAAGATAATAGAGATTGCCTTCGGGGACAACGCCGCCCATCCTCAAATTGCCGCCACACTCAACGGCctggcatctgcttggagcaaaGTCGGCGATTACAGAAATGCAATAAGCTGCGAAGAACAGTCTCTGAAGATGAAGAAGGCCATGTATGGAGACAGCGAGGCACATCCTAACATTGCCGCGTCAGTCGGCAGCCTTGGTCTATACTGGAGTAAAATCGGCGATCAGACCAAAGTTATCGGCTATTACGAGCATCTACTGGAAATGCTGAGAATCATACACAAGGACAACGCGACTCAGCCTCGGATTGCGGTGGTACTTTCGAGCCTGGGTTCATCATGGAGCAAACTCGGGGATCAAAGAAAAGCAATCGCCTATCATGAAGAGGCGCTGAAAGTACGACAGGATCTTCATGGAAGAGGCGGGGCACATCAGGACATTGTCACGTCATTAAGTAACCTAGGATCATGCTGGGGGAAACATGGCGAACGGAATAAAGCCATCGAATGCTATGAACGTGCTTTGGAAGTCTTGAAAGCTCTACACGGCGATGGCGTTCAGCATCCGGACATTGCAGCAGCACTACACAACCTGGGAGTTCAATGGAGTGAAATCGGGGATCACTGGAAGGCAATAAAGTACCACGAGCAGTCACTGCATATGCGAAGAGCTATCTACGGAGAAAAGGTAGCACACCCTGAAATAGCCACCTCATTGAACAGCTTGGGAGCAACCTGGAGCAAACATGGCGATCAGAGAAAAGCCGTCGCTTGCTACGAAATGTCACTGCAGACGATTCGAGATCTTTGTGGAGAAAACATGGTCCATCCCGAAATTGCAAAGGCACTCAGCAACCTAGGAACAGCTTGCATTGATCTTGGTGATTACCCAAAGGCAACCAGATATTACGAGCAAGCACTGAAGATGCAAGAAGCTCTCTATGGAGAAAAGGTCCCACATCCCGAAATTGCCTCCTTATTCGGCAATCTAGGATCCTCTATGATTAAACTTGGCGATCAGAAAAAAGCAATTGACTACTCTGAAATGCTATTAGCGATGATCAGAAGTGTTGAAGGAGAAACGAAGACGGCTCATCCTGGTATTGTTACGGCGCTGGGCAACTTGGGGCAGCTCTGGACGAAACTTGGGGATCACGAAAAAGCGGTGCACTACTATGAGGATGCATTGAAGATGGGGCAACGTCTGTGTGGGGAAAGCATGGCACATAAAGAAACTGCTACACTACTATGCAATCTGGGGTTGTCGTGGAACAAAATTGGCGATCAAAAGAAGGCAGTCACCTGCTTTGAACAGTTCTTGGAAATGACGAAACGTATCAAAGGACAGATCACGGCCCATCCTGGCATTGCGGAGATTCTTGATCAAATGGGGTCCATGTGTACAAAACTCGGGGACTATGGTAAAGCAAGAGAGTACTACGAACAGGCCCTGACCATGCTACAAACTCTCCATGGACCTAATGCTTCGCGTCCCGACATCGCCGCGATACTCAACAACCTGGGATCGGCCCTGGGTAAACTTGGCGACCAGAGCAAAGCAATTAGCTACATGGAAATGTCACTTACAATGAGGCAAGCTATGTACGGAGAGGATATCGCAGATCCTGACATAGCGAGGTTGATCAACAACATAGGGACAGCATGGAGCCAACTTGGCGATCAGAGAAGAGCAGTCAGTTACTTCGAGCAGTCGCTGAAGATGATGAAAAGAATCCACGGCGAGAACATTGCGCATCCTGACATCGTTGCAGCACTAGACAACCTGGGGCTATCTTGGGGTCAACTTGGAGATCAGTTAAAATCCATCAGCTACAAAGAAGAGTCGCTGAGGATGATGAAGGCTATCTATGTGGAGAACACGGCTACCACCCCCGTTGCTACTTCACCTGATAGCCTAGTGCCATATGAGTGA